The nucleotide sequence TGAGCTTGTTCCACTTCCGGTTGCAGACAGGACCAACTATGACATTCCTCGGGATCGCAAACTACCTGAAGATGTTCTCTGACTCACGGTTCTACAGTTCCCTGACCTTCACACTTCTCTTTACCCTGCTGACCGTAGGATGTGAAGTTCTTTTAGGACTCTTGTTTGCACAAATGATGAACCTCGCCATCAAGGGACAGGGAGTGCTACGGGTCATTGTATTGATCCCCTGGGCCATCCCAACAATGGTAAGCGGGTTCATGTGGAAGTTCATGGTCCACGACCAGTATGGTGTCTTTAATCAGATTCTCTCCTCTATCGGGGTACTCGATTCGTTTATCCCCTGGCTGAGTCAGGACAGAACAGCACAGTTTATTCTGGTTCTCTCCGATATCTGGAAAACTAGCCCCTATGTGTCACTTCTTATCCTTGCAGGTCTTCAGACTATTCCAACATCCCTGATGGAAGCCGCAGAGATTGATGGAGCGGGGGCCTTAAGGAGATACTTTAGCATCACACTTCCCTTGCTCAAGCCTGTCTTGGCAACTGCGGTACTCTTCAGAATCATATCATCATTCAAGGTATACACCGTCATCGTGGCACTCACCAATGGAGGACCGGGATATGCCACGGAGTCAATGACTATGTACACGATGCGGACCTACTTCGATGCAGGAAATTATGGATATGGTTCAGCATTGGCAAGCTTCACCTTGGTGGTGACCTGTGCTATCGCACTATTATTCACGGACGCAATACGAAGCAAGATTGATATTGGTAAAAAGGGAAAACGATGAAAGTAATCAAACAATCTACAAGAATGTCATTCTACATATTCGCTGTCTTTTTCGTGGTGATCATTGGATTTCCCTTCTTCTGGCAGGTACTCAACTCATTCAAGTTCGAGCGGGACATCTTCTCTATGCTCTGGTTCCCTTCTGCCTATACATTGGAAAACTACTACAAGGCATTCACCACCAGGCCTTTGTTGGAGTATTTGGGAAACAGTTTTATTATAGCAACCATTGCTACCATCTTTGCCCTCATGGTAGGAAGTCTGGCCTCATATGCGATAGCCAGAACACCGATCAAGGGAAAAACCCCGTTACTTTTGGTAGTGCTCTCGATCAGTCTCCTTCCACCCATCGTCATCATCAACCCGATCTATACCATTATCAGGACTTTGGGGCTATTGAACTCGTACGGAGGATTGATTCTGGTAAATACCCTCTTTACCCTGACCATTGTCATCTGGTTCCTCACTCCCTATCTCTCCTCGATACCGGTCGAAATTGAAGAGGCTGCAGAAATTGATGGGGCTTCACCTGCACAAACATTCTCCAGGATTATCATCCCGCTCTTGGGACCAGGAGTATTTACCGTAGGAATCCTTGCATTCATACAAGTATGGAATGAGTACCTCTTCGCTCTGGTCCTCAACCCAATCCGTATCAAAACAGTAACCGTTGGGCTCAAGATGTATGAGGCAGACAACTATATCCCATGGGGAACGATCATGGCAGCATCTGTCGTGATTGTTGTGCCATTGATTACGTTGGTACTCATGCTCCAGAAACGAATCATAGGTGGTCTCATGACCGGGGGAATGAAGGAATGAAGCGATTATTACCCTGCCCCTATACAGCATACAGAAAAACCCGATGGTATCGTCGTCTGGTGGCTGGAGAGTTTATTCTGCAGTTTGACCAAGCCCCGGAACGTGAGGTGATCATCGATGCAATCGCTGAGTGTATGCTCAGTACAAATGACCTGGAAACATGGAAGAACAGAATCAGGGAACTGTGCATGGTGAATCGAACAACATGGGAGTCCTACTCTCCTGGTTCTCTACTCGCCCAGTTGCGCAGAGAAAGAAGGCATTATCTACAAGGGAAGGCCATCATACCATGGAGGACATCAGGATTTCATGAGGCGATCAATCCATGGGACCCAGAGGAATCAACACAATCACTGGTAATCATCCCTGACCTCTATGATTCTGCCCCGCTTGATGTGCAGGTTCAAAGACTGAGAAGCCCCTGGGGAGCCCAAAGCAACTACCTAGTCTGCCTTCCTGCGTCATGTACAAGCAAGCAGCAGATCACCGAGGAGACATACACCATTCCTGATGCAATCGAGATTCCTGCCAAGACACTTCAAAATCTTGCCGGTCAAGGAAAGATAGTTTGTGCTGACATCTGGTATGCAATGGCATTCCTTCAAGAAGGTATAGATATCGTAGCATGTCTGGACCGTCGGGAATGGTTCACTGCTGTACTATACCAAGAGAGTGTGTTTGAGGCTCCAGAACACCACCTCCCCTCTGAAACATTCTTTTCCAGCATTCTTCACCCCGTACAGAGTCCTGGAACAATTAGGATGTTCAGGTACATGGAGAGCCAGAAGGAAGGATATGTTCACTGTGGAGTTGAAAGAACGATTACCATGGACGAACCAACACCACCTTGGCTGACCTCACTACAGAAATCCCAGAAACTCTCCATTGAGACAGGATATTATATCCAGTCAGAATCTGGCGAATGGGCGAAGACCCCTGACTTACACGATGGGGCTATCCATGCAGCGATGGTAGTAATGGATGCAAACCTGATTCATCTCGAACCTATGCTTTTCGAAGGCAAAGCCTCACCTTTGGCTGTTTCATATCCAAATGGGGGCTTGTTTAGCAGCTTCAACTACTATTTCACGGAGAACCTCAAGGCATGGTATGCCTCCTATGACCCGAGGCCAATACCTTGGAAGGATTTCATCCTCGACTACTATGCCATGCGAGTGGGAGAGACACTCAAAGAGAGTGTTCCTCTCTATCATAAAACATTACTGGGATACTCCACCGATGGCAGGCTTTTCTCCAGTGATGGAAGTTGGACAGAAATTACATTATCCATAGAGAACTCCATATTCCATTTTGCCGAGGATGGGAAAGATAACCAGACATCAGCCCAGTTGCATCGCCCAGAAAATCCAGATCATATCGTAGGAGAGGGAATGTGGTGTACTACATTCATCCATGACTACGTATGGGATGTCAGAAGAGGTCCGGTAATGGTGCCTCCTTTTGGAGTTGTGGTTACCAGTACGCACAAACTATGTGAACCAGGAATAAAAGCAGTATGGAAGGTGACCTGGCAAAATTTTCCCGTCTCCAAGGAATCCATCGCTTGGATTAGCGGTGGTTTGAATGCTTTGGTCAAAAATAGAATAAATGTTGTGGAAACAACTGAAAAAGCATATCACCATCTCGTATCAGAAGGATGGTATACGAAAGCATCCATCCTTACCCAAGAGACACAACTCACACAACACGGCGTGCAACCGAGAACCTGTATTGGATCATTCAAGAACAAGATAGTGGTTGTTTCTATTACAGGTAGAGATCATTGCTCAAAAGGAGCAACCTTCACGCAGGAAGCTTCACTCGCACAATATCTTGTAACAAAAAAAGATCCAGACGCTTCACTGGATTTTCTTGTTAACCTTGATGGAGGAGCATC is from uncultured Sphaerochaeta sp. and encodes:
- a CDS encoding sugar ABC transporter permease, which produces MKTLNRTQFGYLCIVPTIIIFLAFAVYPVVRTITLSLFHFRLQTGPTMTFLGIANYLKMFSDSRFYSSLTFTLLFTLLTVGCEVLLGLLFAQMMNLAIKGQGVLRVIVLIPWAIPTMVSGFMWKFMVHDQYGVFNQILSSIGVLDSFIPWLSQDRTAQFILVLSDIWKTSPYVSLLILAGLQTIPTSLMEAAEIDGAGALRRYFSITLPLLKPVLATAVLFRIISSFKVYTVIVALTNGGPGYATESMTMYTMRTYFDAGNYGYGSALASFTLVVTCAIALLFTDAIRSKIDIGKKGKR
- a CDS encoding carbohydrate ABC transporter permease, with protein sequence MKVIKQSTRMSFYIFAVFFVVIIGFPFFWQVLNSFKFERDIFSMLWFPSAYTLENYYKAFTTRPLLEYLGNSFIIATIATIFALMVGSLASYAIARTPIKGKTPLLLVVLSISLLPPIVIINPIYTIIRTLGLLNSYGGLILVNTLFTLTIVIWFLTPYLSSIPVEIEEAAEIDGASPAQTFSRIIIPLLGPGVFTVGILAFIQVWNEYLFALVLNPIRIKTVTVGLKMYEADNYIPWGTIMAASVVIVVPLITLVLMLQKRIIGGLMTGGMKE
- a CDS encoding phosphodiester glycosidase family protein — translated: MKRLLPCPYTAYRKTRWYRRLVAGEFILQFDQAPEREVIIDAIAECMLSTNDLETWKNRIRELCMVNRTTWESYSPGSLLAQLRRERRHYLQGKAIIPWRTSGFHEAINPWDPEESTQSLVIIPDLYDSAPLDVQVQRLRSPWGAQSNYLVCLPASCTSKQQITEETYTIPDAIEIPAKTLQNLAGQGKIVCADIWYAMAFLQEGIDIVACLDRREWFTAVLYQESVFEAPEHHLPSETFFSSILHPVQSPGTIRMFRYMESQKEGYVHCGVERTITMDEPTPPWLTSLQKSQKLSIETGYYIQSESGEWAKTPDLHDGAIHAAMVVMDANLIHLEPMLFEGKASPLAVSYPNGGLFSSFNYYFTENLKAWYASYDPRPIPWKDFILDYYAMRVGETLKESVPLYHKTLLGYSTDGRLFSSDGSWTEITLSIENSIFHFAEDGKDNQTSAQLHRPENPDHIVGEGMWCTTFIHDYVWDVRRGPVMVPPFGVVVTSTHKLCEPGIKAVWKVTWQNFPVSKESIAWISGGLNALVKNRINVVETTEKAYHHLVSEGWYTKASILTQETQLTQHGVQPRTCIGSFKNKIVVVSITGRDHCSKGATFTQEASLAQYLVTKKDPDASLDFLVNLDGGASSVLGCSKDQESYCLLTKPSPSITNPAGQPRCVPSLLSIHFKENHHNET